In Nocardia yunnanensis, one DNA window encodes the following:
- a CDS encoding DUF4307 domain-containing protein, which yields MSERPADRYGIAPKKQRRWLPWALGAIVIAAGLGVSYLGYRTYGPQDIEPDRIGYSIIDDSTVSVDFKVTRKDPGTPVVCFVRAMDGDTDEVGRREILVPASDSGTVRVVTEIKTTRRAGAGNVYGCSDHVPAYLRAG from the coding sequence ATGAGTGAAAGACCGGCCGACCGGTACGGGATCGCCCCCAAGAAACAGCGTCGCTGGCTGCCCTGGGCGCTCGGCGCGATCGTCATCGCCGCCGGTCTGGGCGTTTCCTACCTCGGCTACCGCACCTACGGTCCGCAGGACATCGAACCCGACCGCATCGGGTACAGCATCATCGACGACTCGACCGTCAGCGTGGACTTCAAGGTGACCCGCAAGGATCCGGGCACCCCGGTCGTTTGCTTCGTGCGTGCCATGGACGGCGACACCGACGAGGTCGGCCGTCGCGAAATCCTGGTTCCCGCCTCCGATTCCGGCACCGTCCGGGTCGTCACCGAGATCAAGACCACCCGCCGCGCCGGCGCGGGCAATGTCTACGGCTGCTCCGACCATGTGCCGGCCTACCTGCGCGCCGGGTGA
- a CDS encoding MFS transporter — protein sequence MKHTAPDAAVTAAPARDPRRWWILGALCLTTLILIVDNMALSVAVPALAGDLHASAQQIQWILDSYMLVFAGLLLTSGSLSDRFGRKRIMVIGLTLFGAASLVATIAADPAELIAARVVMGAGGALIMPAALSIMLNLFDAEERHQAMSAAGAVGMLGLIGSPVLGGVLIDQFWWGAVFLINIPIVIIALVATLTLVPESRGPWRRPDPIGAIASVVGMVALIWTIIELPRGGLHHGSTVAALVIAIVSLIAFLVWESRIDHPMVPLRLFRDRDFAGGSIALTLVQIGNGGLLLVLTQYLQFGLGYSPLKAGIAFLPMAFAALVGNAAGAGLGSKVGPRMLAVVGMLVMAGGALMLAGLTADSGIGMISLALVVLGVGGGMASPAAVTAILGAVPPEQAGVGSALNDTIQQAGAALGVAVLGSILTTAYGHKMPDSASATARKSIGDALAEAAHGGDSGLVHTAREAFAGAMSVTFGISALGVLAAAILALLTLRGTRPGQVSAPYQGDISAADHSESRNDVSDSDVSDSSVRVATATVAVE from the coding sequence TGACCACCCTCATCCTCATTGTCGACAATATGGCCCTGTCGGTGGCGGTGCCCGCCCTCGCCGGGGACCTGCACGCCAGCGCCCAGCAGATCCAGTGGATCCTGGACTCCTACATGCTGGTGTTCGCCGGTCTGCTGCTCACCTCGGGCAGCCTCTCGGATCGGTTCGGGCGCAAGCGAATCATGGTCATCGGCCTGACCCTGTTCGGTGCGGCCTCACTGGTCGCGACCATTGCCGCCGACCCCGCCGAGTTGATCGCCGCCCGCGTGGTGATGGGCGCCGGCGGCGCGCTGATCATGCCGGCCGCCCTGTCCATCATGCTCAACCTCTTCGACGCCGAGGAGCGCCACCAGGCGATGTCCGCGGCCGGCGCGGTGGGCATGCTCGGACTCATCGGCAGCCCCGTGCTCGGCGGCGTGCTGATCGACCAGTTCTGGTGGGGCGCGGTCTTTCTCATCAATATCCCGATCGTGATCATCGCGCTGGTCGCGACGCTGACGCTGGTGCCCGAATCCCGCGGCCCGTGGCGGCGGCCCGATCCGATCGGCGCGATCGCGTCGGTGGTCGGCATGGTCGCGCTGATCTGGACCATCATCGAATTGCCCAGGGGCGGACTGCATCACGGCAGCACGGTGGCCGCGCTGGTGATCGCGATCGTCAGCCTGATCGCGTTCCTGGTGTGGGAGTCGCGCATCGACCATCCGATGGTGCCGCTGCGGCTGTTCCGCGACCGCGATTTCGCCGGCGGCAGCATCGCGCTCACGCTGGTGCAGATCGGCAATGGCGGGCTGCTGCTGGTGCTCACCCAGTACCTGCAGTTCGGACTCGGCTATTCCCCGTTGAAGGCCGGAATCGCGTTCCTGCCCATGGCCTTCGCGGCACTGGTCGGCAATGCCGCCGGTGCGGGACTGGGCAGCAAGGTCGGTCCCCGCATGCTGGCCGTGGTCGGCATGCTCGTCATGGCGGGCGGCGCGCTGATGCTGGCCGGCCTGACCGCCGACAGCGGTATCGGCATGATCTCCCTCGCGCTGGTGGTGCTCGGCGTCGGCGGCGGCATGGCCAGCCCCGCGGCGGTCACCGCCATCCTCGGCGCGGTGCCGCCGGAGCAGGCGGGCGTCGGCTCGGCGCTCAACGACACCATTCAGCAGGCGGGCGCGGCGCTGGGCGTCGCGGTGCTGGGCAGCATCCTCACCACCGCCTACGGCCACAAGATGCCCGACTCGGCGTCGGCCACCGCCCGCAAGTCCATCGGCGACGCGCTCGCCGAGGCGGCCCACGGCGGCGACAGCGGGCTCGTGCACACCGCGCGGGAAGCCTTCGCGGGGGCCATGTCGGTGACCTTCGGCATCAGCGCGCTCGGCGTGCTGGCCGCGGCCATCCTCGCGCTGCTGACACTGCGCGGCACCCGGCCCGGCCAGGTGTCAGCCCCGTATCAGGGCGATATCAGCGCGGCTGACCACAGTGAATCCCGTAACGACGTCAGCGATTCCGACGTCAGCGACTCCAGCGTCCGGGTTGCCACCGCGACCGTGGCCGTCGAATAG
- a CDS encoding DUF6401 family natural product biosynthesis protein translates to MFVPGSALLVVSARKTLNRLQRTHGAPAAEAAALFPGVSAAIDQHAAAVRDILELGVENSSLVPVSVLLAGYARGIMEDLRDADAEFPLSLLDWQDADWSHLRLAAVCTLARAS, encoded by the coding sequence GTGTTTGTGCCCGGCTCCGCTCTGCTCGTCGTCTCGGCGCGTAAGACCCTCAACCGCCTGCAGCGCACCCACGGAGCCCCCGCCGCCGAAGCCGCGGCCCTGTTCCCGGGTGTGAGCGCGGCGATCGACCAGCATGCCGCGGCCGTCCGCGACATTCTCGAGCTGGGCGTCGAGAACTCCAGCCTGGTTCCGGTCAGCGTCCTGCTCGCCGGCTACGCCCGCGGCATCATGGAAGATCTTCGCGACGCGGACGCCGAGTTCCCGCTCTCGCTGCTGGACTGGCAGGACGCCGACTGGTCGCATCTGCGGCTGGCCGCGGTCTGCACCCTGGCTCGCGCCTCCTGA
- the greA gene encoding transcription elongation factor GreA: protein MTETVTWLTPESHERLTSELGALIANRPVIAAEINERREEGDLKENGGYHAAREEQGQQEARIRQLQELLNNAKVGVAPTKSGVALPGSVVKVYYDGDESDTETFLIATREEGLGSADLETYSPNSPLGGALINAKVGETREYQLPNGNLMKVTLVSAEPYHS, encoded by the coding sequence ATGACTGAGACCGTGACTTGGCTGACACCGGAGTCGCACGAGAGGCTCACGAGCGAACTCGGCGCGCTCATCGCCAACCGTCCCGTCATCGCGGCCGAAATCAACGAGCGCCGTGAAGAGGGCGACCTCAAGGAAAACGGCGGTTACCACGCGGCGCGTGAGGAGCAGGGCCAGCAGGAGGCGCGCATTCGCCAGCTGCAGGAACTGCTGAACAACGCCAAGGTCGGCGTCGCGCCCACCAAGTCCGGTGTCGCCCTGCCCGGCTCGGTCGTCAAGGTCTACTACGACGGCGACGAATCCGACACCGAAACCTTCCTCATCGCCACCCGCGAAGAGGGCCTCGGCAGCGCCGACCTCGAGACCTACTCCCCCAACTCCCCGTTGGGCGGCGCCCTCATCAACGCCAAGGTCGGCGAAACGCGCGAATACCAGCTGCCCAACGGCAACCTCATGAAGGTGACCCTGGTCTCCGCCGAGCCGTACCACAGCTAA
- a CDS encoding alpha/beta hydrolase, which produces MPSPQMREFIELFEQRRAARPATPPALADLRANFLPAGKRYDLPDDVRVSEVSAGGVPSHWLDAPGAAPERVLVFLHGGGFTLGSLASHGELAARAGRAAGVRVLFPEYRLSPEHVYPAALDDVRAIWRWLREDQGLPASSIALAGDSAGGNLLTALMLELRDAGADLPAAAVLISPVLDLTGSGASMTEREGQDPIFTPGMLKGIYAGYLGGADPLQPSASPLFGDPTALPPLLIQVGTAELILSDSERFADAARSAGVEVTLEAGEGLPHVYQAMRETPEAAAAVEQIAEFLRKHLV; this is translated from the coding sequence ATGCCGAGTCCGCAGATGCGCGAGTTCATCGAGCTGTTCGAGCAGCGCAGGGCCGCCCGGCCCGCCACGCCGCCCGCGCTCGCAGACCTGCGCGCGAACTTCCTGCCCGCCGGCAAGCGCTACGACCTCCCCGATGATGTTCGGGTGAGCGAGGTTTCGGCCGGCGGTGTCCCGTCGCACTGGCTGGACGCGCCGGGCGCCGCGCCGGAGCGGGTGCTGGTCTTCCTGCACGGCGGCGGTTTCACGCTGGGATCGCTGGCCAGCCACGGCGAGCTGGCGGCCCGGGCGGGTCGCGCGGCCGGGGTGCGGGTGCTGTTCCCGGAGTACCGTTTGTCGCCCGAGCACGTGTATCCGGCGGCGCTGGACGACGTGCGCGCGATCTGGCGCTGGCTGCGCGAGGATCAGGGCCTGCCCGCGAGTTCGATTGCGCTGGCGGGTGATTCGGCGGGCGGCAATCTCCTCACCGCCCTGATGCTGGAGTTGCGCGACGCCGGTGCGGACCTGCCCGCCGCGGCGGTGCTGATCTCGCCGGTGCTGGATCTGACCGGTTCGGGCGCGTCCATGACCGAGCGCGAGGGCCAGGACCCGATCTTCACCCCCGGCATGCTGAAGGGCATCTACGCCGGCTACCTGGGCGGTGCGGATCCCCTCCAGCCTTCGGCCTCACCACTTTTCGGCGACCCCACCGCGCTGCCGCCGCTGCTGATCCAGGTCGGTACGGCCGAGTTGATCCTCAGTGATTCCGAGCGCTTCGCGGATGCCGCGCGCTCGGCGGGCGTGGAGGTGACATTGGAGGCCGGCGAGGGCCTGCCGCACGTCTATCAGGCCATGCGCGAGACCCCCGAGGCCGCGGCGGCCGTCGAGCAGATCGCGGAATTCCTGCGCAAGCACCTCGTCTGA
- the mca gene encoding mycothiol conjugate amidase Mca: MAVHAHPDDESSKGAATTARYAAEGNEVLVVTLTGGERGDILNPAMDTPGVKDRITEVRREEMAAAAEALGVEQTWLGFVDSGLPEGDPLPPLPAGCFALVPLEEATEALVRVVRKFRPHVMTTYDEQGGYPHPDHIMCHKVSVAAFEAAGDPDRFPDAGEPWQPLKLYYNHGFSLTRLEVFADEYARIGQPFPMQEWMDRMRKYAAERGDIMGRVTTQIECAKYFPQRDDALRAHATQIDPNGAFFAVPLEMQQRLWPTEEYELAKTRVRTAIPETDLFAGIDDADTEDADR; encoded by the coding sequence ATGGCGGTACACGCTCATCCGGACGACGAATCCAGCAAGGGCGCGGCCACCACGGCGCGCTATGCCGCGGAAGGCAACGAGGTGCTGGTCGTCACCCTCACGGGCGGGGAGCGCGGCGACATCCTCAATCCCGCCATGGACACCCCCGGCGTCAAGGACCGCATCACCGAGGTCCGCCGCGAGGAGATGGCCGCCGCCGCCGAGGCGCTGGGCGTCGAGCAGACCTGGCTGGGTTTCGTGGATTCCGGTCTGCCCGAAGGCGATCCGCTGCCGCCGCTGCCGGCGGGCTGCTTCGCGCTGGTGCCGCTGGAGGAGGCCACCGAGGCGCTGGTGCGCGTGGTGCGCAAGTTCCGCCCGCACGTCATGACCACCTATGACGAGCAGGGCGGCTACCCGCATCCGGATCACATCATGTGCCACAAGGTTTCGGTCGCGGCCTTCGAGGCGGCGGGGGACCCGGACCGGTTCCCCGACGCGGGCGAGCCGTGGCAGCCGTTGAAGCTGTACTACAACCACGGCTTCAGCCTCACCCGCCTCGAGGTGTTCGCCGACGAGTACGCCCGCATCGGCCAGCCGTTCCCCATGCAGGAGTGGATGGACCGCATGCGCAAGTACGCCGCCGAGCGCGGCGACATCATGGGCCGGGTCACCACCCAGATCGAGTGCGCCAAGTACTTCCCGCAGCGTGATGACGCCCTGCGCGCCCACGCCACCCAGATCGACCCCAACGGCGCGTTCTTCGCGGTGCCGCTGGAGATGCAGCAGCGGCTGTGGCCGACCGAGGAATACGAGCTGGCCAAGACCCGGGTGCGGACCGCCATCCCGGAGACCGATCTGTTCGCCGGGATCGACGACGCCGACACCGAGGACGCCGACCGATGA
- a CDS encoding MMPL family transporter — protein MFALLGRIAVNHPWKVIALWLLAAIAVVGLAPKLTPTTDQSAFLPSHYESIQAMNLQQQFFPDDSTPAALIVVERSDGAALTADDAATTAAVAHDLGGLNIKGVTGIQATPPSENRLIQVIAVQMTKVSDPNDKLQTDAVKKLRDELKHKVDGTELKAGVTGTAAQTLDQTDSAAKGMAIIGIATVVLILVLLLIIFRSPVIALLPIVTIGAVSSTVGGLIAMVAKAFDLKVDSSVSSLLTVVLFGVGTDYILFLMFRYRERLRAGEDPKTAMISAVTRVGEAITSAAGAVIIAFMALTLSTLGMFRALGPALAIAVAVTALAGLTLVPAIVSKLGTKVFWPSKAWQREPRSLLFAALGRGLGRRPGVFAVASGAVLVALSIAGFGFHPTFDMSSGSTSDTAESSVYGKELLKGMPAGATQPSLVYLRSDAPLDQAQLGAYRQALAAATGVGEVASPRLSANGDVAEYQVTLTDQPESDAALATVRGPLRDVAHQAAPAGTVSYVGGLTSVFVDFKAAMEHDYKVVFPVAALLIAVVLALLLRSVVAPWYLMASVGLGFAATLGAAVLVFQRAQGNSGLIFSLPVIMYMFVVALGTDYNILMVARLREESKQGNDPRTAAALSLRHTGPTIAAAGVILAGTFASMMLAGNTVMSQMGFAISVGIAISAFVMAMFFTPALTALLGRRAWWPSRTGRDADRPDDSDWYDESGWQTTQHTYSR, from the coding sequence ATGTTCGCTCTACTCGGGCGCATTGCCGTCAACCATCCGTGGAAGGTGATAGCGCTGTGGCTGCTCGCCGCCATCGCGGTGGTCGGCCTCGCGCCGAAGCTCACCCCCACCACCGACCAATCCGCCTTCCTGCCTTCGCATTACGAATCCATCCAGGCGATGAACCTGCAGCAGCAGTTCTTCCCCGACGATTCGACGCCCGCCGCGCTGATCGTGGTGGAGCGCAGCGACGGAGCCGCGCTCACCGCGGACGACGCGGCCACCACCGCCGCCGTCGCCCATGACCTCGGCGGCCTGAACATCAAGGGCGTCACCGGAATTCAGGCCACTCCCCCGTCGGAGAACCGCTTGATCCAGGTCATCGCGGTGCAGATGACCAAGGTCAGCGACCCCAATGACAAGCTGCAGACCGACGCGGTGAAGAAGCTGCGCGACGAACTGAAGCACAAGGTCGACGGCACCGAGCTGAAGGCCGGCGTCACCGGCACCGCGGCGCAGACCCTCGACCAGACCGACTCCGCCGCCAAGGGCATGGCCATCATCGGCATCGCCACGGTCGTGCTGATCCTGGTGCTGCTGCTGATCATCTTCCGCAGCCCGGTCATCGCGCTGCTGCCGATCGTCACCATCGGCGCGGTCTCCAGCACCGTCGGCGGTCTGATCGCCATGGTGGCCAAGGCCTTCGACCTGAAGGTGGACAGCTCGGTCAGCTCGCTGCTGACGGTCGTGCTGTTCGGCGTCGGCACCGACTACATCCTGTTCCTGATGTTCCGCTACCGGGAACGCCTGCGCGCCGGTGAGGATCCCAAGACCGCCATGATCAGCGCGGTGACCCGGGTCGGCGAGGCCATCACCTCGGCCGCGGGTGCGGTGATCATCGCGTTCATGGCGCTCACGCTGTCCACCCTCGGCATGTTCCGGGCGCTGGGTCCGGCCCTGGCCATCGCCGTGGCGGTGACCGCGCTGGCGGGGCTGACCCTGGTTCCGGCGATCGTTTCCAAGCTGGGCACCAAGGTGTTCTGGCCGTCCAAGGCCTGGCAGCGCGAACCGCGCAGCCTGCTGTTCGCGGCGCTCGGCCGCGGGCTCGGGCGGCGGCCCGGCGTCTTCGCCGTCGCCTCCGGTGCGGTGCTGGTGGCCCTGAGCATCGCCGGGTTCGGCTTCCACCCCACCTTCGACATGAGCTCCGGATCCACCAGCGATACGGCCGAATCCTCGGTCTACGGCAAGGAATTGCTCAAGGGCATGCCCGCCGGCGCGACCCAGCCGTCGCTGGTCTACCTGCGCTCGGACGCCCCGCTGGACCAGGCCCAACTGGGTGCGTACCGGCAGGCGCTGGCGGCCGCCACCGGGGTGGGCGAGGTCGCATCGCCGCGGCTGTCCGCCAATGGCGACGTCGCCGAATATCAGGTGACGCTGACCGATCAGCCGGAATCCGACGCGGCCCTCGCCACGGTCCGCGGTCCGCTGCGCGATGTCGCGCATCAGGCCGCCCCGGCCGGAACCGTCTCCTACGTCGGCGGTTTGACCTCGGTCTTCGTCGACTTCAAGGCCGCCATGGAACACGACTACAAGGTGGTCTTCCCGGTGGCCGCGCTGCTCATCGCCGTGGTGCTGGCGCTGCTGCTGCGCAGTGTCGTCGCACCCTGGTACCTGATGGCGTCGGTCGGCCTCGGCTTCGCGGCCACCCTCGGCGCGGCGGTGCTGGTTTTCCAGCGGGCACAGGGCAATTCGGGGCTGATCTTCTCGCTGCCGGTGATCATGTACATGTTCGTGGTGGCGCTGGGCACCGACTACAACATCCTGATGGTGGCCCGGCTGCGCGAGGAATCCAAGCAGGGCAACGATCCTCGCACCGCGGCGGCGCTGAGCCTGCGCCACACCGGCCCCACCATCGCGGCCGCCGGCGTCATCCTGGCCGGCACCTTCGCCTCGATGATGCTGGCGGGCAACACCGTCATGTCCCAGATGGGCTTCGCCATCTCCGTCGGCATCGCCATCTCGGCCTTCGTCATGGCCATGTTCTTCACCCCGGCCCTGACCGCCCTGCTGGGCCGCCGCGCCTGGTGGCCGAGCCGCACCGGCCGCGACGCCGACCGGCCCGACGACTCGGACTGGTACGACGAATCCGGCTGGCAAACAACACAACACACCTATAGCCGGTAA
- a CDS encoding mechanosensitive ion channel family protein, with protein sequence MHTSSLAIDFQQGISNAWSSIATWVPKFVGFLAILLIGWLVAKIVAKLVTRILNRVGFDRLVERGGIKDMLARGRYDATELIAKLAYYAVLLITLQLGFGVFGPNPVSTMLNGIVAWLPRLAVGIVIVCVAGAIARVVQDMVSSMLGGLEYGRMLGRIAAVFIWGIGIIAALNQIGVATSVTMPILITVLATIAGVLIVGFGGGLIRPMQQRWEGWLDTIEGEMPEVKGHAQAYQRGREDAARQRQAQEAAMAQRGAMMGQPMMAAPGTGQMPPGKWAEPEGRTGYGQSGYGQQGGYEQQGGYEQMPPQHGQMPPRQGKQPEQGGHPMPPGQQSPGGRRPGQDPGQPGGMI encoded by the coding sequence ATGCACACCTCGAGTTTGGCTATCGATTTCCAGCAGGGCATCTCGAACGCGTGGAGTTCCATCGCCACGTGGGTACCCAAGTTCGTCGGTTTCCTCGCGATCCTGCTCATCGGCTGGCTCGTGGCCAAGATCGTGGCGAAGCTGGTGACTCGCATTCTGAACCGGGTCGGCTTCGATCGGCTCGTCGAGCGCGGCGGGATCAAGGACATGCTTGCCCGGGGCCGCTACGACGCCACCGAACTCATCGCCAAACTGGCGTACTACGCGGTCCTTTTGATCACATTGCAACTGGGTTTCGGTGTCTTCGGCCCGAACCCGGTGTCCACCATGCTGAACGGCATCGTGGCCTGGCTGCCGCGGCTGGCGGTCGGCATCGTCATCGTCTGCGTGGCGGGCGCGATCGCGCGCGTCGTGCAGGACATGGTGTCGAGCATGCTGGGCGGACTGGAATACGGTCGCATGCTGGGACGCATTGCGGCAGTGTTCATCTGGGGCATCGGCATCATCGCGGCGCTCAATCAGATCGGTGTCGCGACCTCGGTCACCATGCCGATTCTCATCACCGTGCTGGCGACCATCGCCGGTGTGCTCATCGTCGGCTTCGGCGGCGGTCTGATCCGGCCCATGCAGCAGCGCTGGGAGGGCTGGCTCGACACCATCGAGGGCGAGATGCCGGAGGTGAAGGGGCACGCGCAGGCGTATCAGCGCGGGCGTGAGGACGCGGCCCGGCAGCGGCAGGCGCAGGAGGCGGCGATGGCGCAGCGCGGGGCAATGATGGGGCAGCCCATGATGGCCGCTCCCGGAACGGGCCAGATGCCTCCGGGCAAATGGGCCGAGCCCGAGGGCCGCACGGGTTACGGGCAGTCCGGATATGGGCAGCAGGGCGGATACGAGCAGCAGGGCGGGTACGAACAGATGCCGCCGCAGCACGGGCAGATGCCGCCACGGCAGGGGAAGCAGCCGGAGCAGGGCGGGCATCCGATGCCTCCGGGACAGCAGTCGCCGGGTGGCCGGCGGCCCGGGCAGGATCCGGGTCAGCCCGGTGGAATGATCTAG
- a CDS encoding acyl-CoA dehydrogenase family protein, with the protein MVTVDELFAIDSLLGDEERAIRDTVRAFANERLRPHVADWFEAGTFPARELAPELGKLGLLGMHLEGYGCAGTSATAYGLACLELEAVDSGVRSMVSVQGSLAMTAIHKYGSEEQKQHWLPEMAAGRAIGCFGLTEPDFGSNPGGMRTRARRDGDDWILDGAKMWITNGSVADVAIVWAQSREGERDVIRGFVVPTDTPGFSAREMKHKLSLRASITAELSLDGVRLPADAQLPQARGLAAPLGCLSEARFGIIFGALGAARDCLSAAIDYARTREVFDKPLAAYQLTQAKLADMALELGKGQLLAVHLGRMKDRHAISNEQISAGKLNSTREALEIARQCRTILGANGITLEYPVLRHANNLESVLTYEGTAEVHQLVLGEALTGSKAFR; encoded by the coding sequence ATGGTGACCGTGGACGAGTTGTTCGCTATCGATTCCCTGCTCGGTGACGAGGAGCGCGCCATCCGCGACACCGTGCGCGCCTTCGCGAACGAGCGGCTGCGGCCGCACGTGGCCGACTGGTTCGAGGCGGGCACGTTCCCGGCCCGGGAACTGGCTCCGGAACTGGGCAAGCTCGGCCTGCTGGGCATGCATCTGGAGGGCTACGGCTGCGCGGGGACCTCGGCCACCGCCTACGGGCTGGCCTGCCTCGAACTCGAGGCGGTGGATTCCGGTGTGCGCAGCATGGTTTCGGTGCAGGGCTCGCTGGCGATGACGGCCATCCACAAGTACGGCTCCGAAGAGCAGAAGCAGCACTGGCTGCCGGAGATGGCGGCCGGGCGGGCGATCGGCTGCTTCGGGTTGACCGAACCGGACTTCGGATCCAACCCGGGCGGAATGCGGACTCGGGCCCGCCGCGACGGCGACGACTGGATCCTGGACGGCGCCAAGATGTGGATCACCAACGGCTCCGTGGCGGACGTGGCGATCGTGTGGGCGCAGTCGCGCGAGGGCGAGCGGGACGTGATCCGCGGATTCGTGGTACCCACGGACACACCGGGTTTCAGCGCGCGCGAGATGAAACACAAACTGTCGCTGCGGGCTTCGATCACCGCCGAACTGTCGCTGGACGGGGTGCGGCTGCCCGCGGACGCACAGTTGCCGCAGGCGCGCGGACTGGCCGCGCCGCTGGGCTGCCTGTCGGAGGCCCGCTTCGGAATCATCTTCGGCGCCCTCGGCGCCGCCCGCGATTGTCTTTCCGCCGCAATCGATTACGCGCGCACCCGGGAAGTCTTCGACAAGCCGCTGGCGGCGTATCAGCTGACCCAGGCCAAGCTGGCCGATATGGCGCTGGAGCTCGGCAAGGGCCAGCTGCTGGCCGTCCACCTGGGCCGGATGAAGGACCGGCACGCGATCAGCAACGAGCAGATCAGCGCCGGCAAACTCAACAGCACCCGCGAGGCGCTCGAGATCGCGCGCCAGTGCCGGACCATTCTGGGCGCGAACGGCATCACGCTCGAGTACCCGGTGCTGCGGCATGCCAACAATCTCGAATCGGTCCTCACCTACGAGGGCACCGCGGAGGTGCATCAGCTGGTGCTGGGCGAGGCGCTCACCGGGTCGAAAGCCTTCCGCTGA
- a CDS encoding cystathionine gamma-synthase: MSDQLGFSTRAVHAGFDPDPQTGAVNVPIYASSTFAQDGVGGMRGGYEYARTGNPTRTALEANLAALESGTYGRAFASGMAATDCALRANLRPGDHLVIPNDAYGGTFRLIDKVFTQWGIEYSVAPVSDVDAVAAAMRPNTKLVWVETPTNPLLNIGDIAALADVAHSGGAKLVVDNTFASPYLQQPLLLGADIVLHSTTKYVGGHSDVVGGALVTNDQELDAKFAFLQNGAGAVPGPMDAFLTMRGIKTLGLRMDRHCDNAETIAEFLANHPKIAQVIYPGLPEHPGHTVAQKQMRRFGGMISVRVHGGKEAALDFCAKTKIFTLAESLGGVESLIEHPGAMTHASTAGSALEVPADLVRLSVGIEDISDLLADIERALS, from the coding sequence ATGAGCGATCAGCTGGGTTTCTCCACACGGGCGGTGCACGCCGGGTTCGATCCGGACCCTCAGACCGGTGCGGTGAACGTGCCGATCTACGCGAGTTCGACGTTCGCCCAGGACGGGGTCGGCGGGATGCGCGGGGGTTACGAGTACGCGCGCACCGGCAACCCGACCCGGACGGCGCTGGAGGCCAATCTCGCGGCGCTCGAATCCGGTACGTACGGGCGGGCTTTCGCCTCGGGCATGGCGGCGACCGACTGCGCGCTGCGCGCCAACCTGCGCCCCGGTGACCACCTGGTGATTCCGAACGACGCGTACGGCGGCACCTTCCGGCTCATCGACAAGGTGTTCACCCAGTGGGGGATCGAGTACTCGGTCGCGCCGGTGTCGGACGTGGACGCGGTGGCCGCGGCCATGCGGCCCAACACCAAGCTGGTGTGGGTCGAGACGCCCACCAACCCGCTGCTGAACATCGGCGATATCGCGGCGCTGGCCGATGTCGCGCACTCGGGCGGCGCGAAACTGGTGGTGGACAACACCTTCGCCTCGCCGTACCTGCAGCAGCCGCTGCTGCTGGGCGCGGACATCGTGCTGCACTCGACCACCAAGTACGTGGGCGGCCACTCCGACGTCGTCGGCGGCGCGCTCGTCACCAACGATCAGGAACTCGACGCCAAGTTCGCGTTCCTGCAGAACGGCGCGGGCGCGGTGCCGGGGCCGATGGACGCCTTCCTCACCATGCGCGGCATCAAGACCCTGGGCCTGCGCATGGACCGGCATTGCGACAATGCCGAGACCATCGCCGAATTCCTGGCCAATCACCCGAAGATCGCGCAGGTCATCTACCCCGGCCTGCCCGAGCACCCGGGCCACACCGTCGCCCAGAAGCAGATGCGGCGCTTCGGCGGCATGATCTCGGTGCGCGTGCACGGCGGCAAGGAAGCGGCCCTCGACTTCTGCGCCAAGACCAAGATCTTCACCCTCGCCGAATCCCTCGGCGGCGTGGAATCCCTCATCGAGCACCCCGGCGCCATGACCCACGCCTCCACCGCCGGCTCCGCCCTCGAGGTCCCCGCCGACCTGGTCCGCCTCTCGGTAGGCATCGAAGACATCAGCGACCTCCTCGCCGACATCGAGCGCGCCTTGTCCTAA